A single window of Liolophura sinensis isolate JHLJ2023 chromosome 6, CUHK_Ljap_v2, whole genome shotgun sequence DNA harbors:
- the LOC135466493 gene encoding small ribosomal subunit protein eS10-like has translation MLMPKKNRVLIYENLFKEGVMVAKKDFAAAKHPEVDVPNLHVIKALQSLKSRGLVTEQFAWRHYYWYLTNEGIQYLRDFLHLPAEIVPSTLKRQARPEAARARPKGPEGGPRTPGADDRREYRRAGGPGSDKKADVGAGANPDFQFRGGFGRGRPPAQNQ, from the exons ATGTTGATGCCTAAGAAGAACCGTGTTTTAATCTATGAGAACCTCTTCAAAGAGGGTGTAATGGTGGCAAAGAAGGATTTTGCTGCAGCCAAGCACCCAGAAGTAGATGTCCCCAATCTGCACGTTATTAAGGCTCTTCAG TCTCTGAAGTCCAGAGGTCTGGTCACAGAACAGTTTGCATGGCGTCACTATTACTGGTACTTGACAAATGAAGGCATCCAATATCTGAGAGACTTCTTACACTTGCCTGCAGAGATTGTGCCATCCACACTGAAGAGACAGGCCAGACCTGAAGCTGCAAGAGCAAGGCCAAAGG gCCCAGAGGGTGGACCCCGCACACCTGGTGCTGATGACAGGCGGGAATACAGGAGAGCAGGTGGAC CTGGCTCAGACAAAAAGGCAGATGTAGGAGCTGGGGCCAATCCAGACTTCCAGTTC CGAGGAGGATTTGGACGCGGCCGACCACCTGCACAGAACCAGTGA
- the LOC135466492 gene encoding ER degradation-enhancing alpha-mannosidase-like protein 2, protein MYRERVVKMFHHAYDGYLKYAYPYDELRPLTCDGHDTWGSFSLTLIDALDTLAVMGNYSEFQRVAELLIDKINFDIDINASVFETNIRVIGGLLSAHLFSKRAGLTLEPGWPCSGPLLRQAENVARRLLPAFNTSTGMPYGTVNLKYGVPKGETAVTCTAGVGTYIVEFGALSRLTGDPVFEETAMRALRALWKSRSSIGLVGNHIDVQSNKWTATEGGIGGGVDSYFEYLVKGAVMFQNTELLKMYREYESVLETYVKRDDWYMWANMKKGGITLPVFQSLDAFWPGMQSLVGDIEKAVKTIHNFHQVWRQFGFTPEIYNIPKGEAHQGREGYPLRPELVESAMYLYRATRDPYMLEIGIDVLEAIEHSTKTACGFATVKDVTSHSLENRMESFFLAETTKYLYLLFTPDHFIHNTGNHGDVVQTPNGECVLDAGGYVFNTEAHPIDMAAMYCCSAQKKQDDQILQDLHDNLDLLTLLDIVDPSADLFAGGKLEKRRKNIQLQPNKPKTVLQPFSDTHPDEGETTAETEDESALDEEGADVDEEDYSVDDSAEHYISRQDGVSATEEDSFDTEGSDQSVVVMTSENKSPAQSSSVSTDGKQGQEDSMTKQFMFDQKTQKLMKQVSSKLNVDFSRLTEFVQSLGRKETSDKKVEGRHGTAQQPSAAEIPNKGIGEADGTGESEDEITVTQDGEWVRIQSGGAGKAGKAGSTAASHQDSSHDKTEKLTTVNAQVQALATMIRNVLNSNSEHTFSGNSGFSFGSKTEGKSRTEGKSRTDEKSEAESIVDDPIFGDDKPEQLVCLALPFHMRLSVMGEMFGE, encoded by the exons atgtacag GGAGAGGGTGGTTAAAATGTTTCATCATGCCTATGACGGGTATCTGAAGTATGCCTATCCCTATGATGAACTCCGACCCCTGACATGTGATGGGCATGACACCTggggaag TTTTTCTCTTACACTGATTGATGCTCTCGACACCCTGGCTGTCATGGGGAATTACTCTGAGTTTCAGAGGGTGGCAGAGCTGTTAATCGACAAAATCAATTTTGACATCGATATTAATGCATCTGTGTTTGAGACAAACATTAGAG TCATAGGTGGTCTCCTGTCAGCTCACCTGTTCTCAAAGAGAGCTGGTCTGACCCTAGAGCCTGGCTGGCCATGTTCAGGCCCTTTGCTGAGGCAAGCTGAAAATGTGGCTCGTCGCCTTTTGCCAG CATTCAACACTTCAACTGGGATGCCATACGGCACAGTTAACCTGAAGTATGGGGTGCCTAAGGGGGAGACTGCCGTGACCTGTACAGCAGGGGTAGGGACGTATATCGTGGAGTTTGGGGCACTGTCACGACTCACGGGCGATCCAGTCTTTGAGGAAACTGCGATGCGAGCTCTAAGGGCACTCTGGAAGTCAAGATCATCTATAGGATTG GTTGGTAATCACATTGATGTACAGAGTAACAAGTGGACGGCCACGGAGGGGGGAATTGGGGGTGGCGTGGATTCCTACTTTGAGTATCTCGTTAAAGGAGCAGTCATGTTCCAGAACACAGagcttttaaaaatgtatagaG AATATGAGTCTGTTTTGGAAACCTATGTGAAAAGGGATGATTGGTACATGTGGGCCAACATGAAGaaagggggaataactctgccAGTGTTTCAGTCTCTAGATGCCTTCTGGCCTGGAATGCAG AGTCTTGTTGGAGACATTGAGAAGGCTGTGAAGACCATCCACAACTTCCACCAGGTCTGGCGGCAGTTTGGCTTCACACCTGAGATTTACAACATCCCTAAAGGCGAGGCACACCAGGGCAGGGAGGGCTACCCACTTAGGCCAG AGCTAGTTGAGAGTgctatgtacctgtacagggcCACGAGAGACCCGTACATGCTGGAGATAGGCATAGATGTGCTGGAGGCCATTGAACACAGCACCAAGACAGCGTGTGGCTTTGCTACT GTGAAAGATGTTACAAGTCACTCCCTAGAAAACAGAATGGAATCATTTTTTCTGGCAGAGACAACAAAATACTTGTATCTTCTGTTCACACCAGATCATTTCATTCACAACACTGGTAACCATGGGGATGTGGTCCAGACCCCAAATGGAGAATGTGTCTTAGATGCTGGCGGTTACGTCTTTAACACAGAGGCACATCCAATAGATATGGCTGCTATGTACTGTTGTAGTGCTCAGAAAAAGCAAGATGACCAAATTCTTCAAGACTTGCATGATAATCTAGATTTGTTAACTCTTTTGGACATAGTAGATCCATCAGCTGATCTCTTTGCTGGTGGCAAACTTGAGAAAAGAAGGAAAAACATCCAGCTGCAGCCAAATAAGCCCAAAACTGTGCTGCAGCCCTTTAGTGACACACACCCAGATGAGGGGGAGACAACTGCTGAGACAGAAGACGAATCAGCCCTTGATGAGGAAGGTGCCGATGTAGATGAGGAAGACTACAGTGTTGATGATTCAGCAGAACATTACATATCTCGTCAGGACGGTGTCAGTGCCACAGAAGAGGACTCCTTTGACACTGAGGGGTCAGATCAGAGTGTTGTCGTGATGACTTCTGAAAACAAATCACCAGCTCAAAGCTCGTCAGTTTCCACGGATGGTAAGCAAGGACAAGAGGATTCCATGACGAAACAGTTCATGTTTGATCAGAAGACACAAAAACTAATGAAACAAGTGAGTTCTAAGTTGAATGTAGATttcagtcggctgacagagtTTGTGCAATCTTTGGGAAGAAAGGAGACCTCAGACAAAAAGGTGGAAGGAAGGCATGGAACAGCGCAACAGCCATCTGCAGCAGAAATACCAAATAAGGGCATTGGTGAAGCCGATGGGACAGGGGAAAGCGAGGACGAGATCACAGTCACCCAGGATGGGGAGTGGGTGCGTATACAATCAGGAGGGGCAGGTAAGGCAGGCAAGGCAGGCAGCACTGCAGCAAGTCACCAAGACTCTTCTCATGATAAAACTGAGAAACTCACAACAGTCAATGCCCAAGTGCAGGCCTTGGCTACCATGAttagaaatgttttaaattcaaaCTCAGAACATACGTTCTCAGGAAATTCTGGATTCAGTTTTGGAAGTAAAACTGAAGGAAAATCGAGAACTGAAGGGAAATCGAGGACAGATGAAAAGTCAGAGGCAGAAAGTATAGTTGATGATCCTATATTTGGAGACGATAAGCCAGAGCAATTGGTTTGCCTCGCTCTGCCATTCCACATGAGACTGTCCGTCATGGGAGAGATGTTTGGGGAGTAG
- the LOC135468198 gene encoding Rieske domain-containing protein-like — MPDEPKLFLPVSDVKYGDLFDWSDPLQKKLKHTRISRRPSVSRQNSKTGTLTECNDVQIALFRYGEEVFALDEKCPHAGGPLHLGDIETLPDMSVCVRCPWHSWRFELKTGQVRQPKGRQISAKIYPVQVKQDGTLLVGFSELNSKYFTDEDF, encoded by the exons atgCCGGACGAGCCAAAGTTGTTCTTGCCTGTGTCAGATGTCAAATATGGGG atttatttgactggtcagACCCTTTGCAGAAAAAATTGAAGCACACCAGAATATCTAGAAGACCATCTGTATCGCGGCAAAACAGCAAAACTGGGACGCTTACAGAATGTAATGACGTCCAAATAGCACTGTTTCGTTATGGTGAAGAAGTGTTTGCCTTGGATGAGAAATGTCCTCATGCGG GTGGCCCTCTCCATCTTGGAGACATAGAGACATTGCCggacatgtctgtgtgtgtgagATGTCCGTGGCATAGCTGGAGGTTTGAACTGAAGACCGGGCAGGTCAGGCAGCCCAAAGGAAGACAAATCTCGGCCAAGATTTATCCTGTTCAAGTAAAGCAGGATGGCACACTGCTTGTTGGATTTAGCGAACTAAACAGCAAATATTTTACAGATGAAGATTTTTAG